AGAACAACATGCGTGTGATGCTCAAACCGCATATTTGGGTGGGCCGCGGCTGGCCGGGCGATATTCACATGCCGACGCCCGAGGCGTGGAAAGCTTTTTTTGATTATTACGAACGTTGGATGCGCGGCTACGCGATGTTGGCCGAAATGCACGATTTCGACATGCTCTGCGTCGGCGTCGAGCTGGCGCAAGCCACCATCGGCCACGAGCAGGCCTGGCGGCAAATGATCGCGCGCCTGCGCGGTGTATATTCCGGGCCGATGGTTTATGCCGCGAATTGGGGGCAGGAATTCGAGAATCTGAAATTCTGGGAGGCGCTGGACGCCATCGGTATTGATTGTTATTACCCGCTTTCCGAAAAGGAAAATCCCACCGACGCCGAGCTGCTCAACGGCGCGAAGCGTGTCGTTGAAAAAATCCGCGCCGTCGCCGAAAAATTCAACAAGCCGGTTATCGTCACGGAAATCGGTTTTACCTCGGCTTCGCAACCCTGGAAAAACCCGCATCGCGAAGATCGCAACGCCGCGGTCGATCTCGAGGCGCAGCGCCGGTGTTACGAGGCGATTTATCAAGCTTTTTTAAATTCGGGATCGAAAAACAGGCGGTGGCTGGCGGGAATTTATTGGTGGAAGTGGCCGAGCACGCTCGAAGAAGGCGGGCCGGAAGACAAGCAGTTTATGCCGAACGGCAAGCCGGCTGAGAAGGTGGTGGCGAAGTGGTACAGGCAAATCTCGCGGGAGTTGCCGATTTCCGGGCAGTAATGATTTAATTCGAATTTTCAGCCAAGCTGAAAAACCGATTATTGCTTCTGCGGTTCCCCCAAATACAGATACCTCCCCAGCAAATTCACAAACTTGCTCCACCTGGCGCCGGCAGGGCGCTCGTCTTTGCTGATGCGATCAATTGCATTCAACTTCGAATCGATCTCATCGGCATAATAGAGAATAAACGCTTCGCGCGTCATCGGCTCCACCGGCGAGGCTTGCTCCAGTTTGCCTTGATGGCTCAAAATCAGATGCTGGAGTTTCATCGCCAGTTCGTGGGGAAATTCCGGAAACTCGTTGATCTTTTCGGCCACCATCTGGCTGCCGATGACGATGTGGCCAACGAGGCGGCCGGCGTCGGTGTAATCGAAATGCGGGCCGAAAGTGTATGAGTCGATTTTGCCGAGATCGTGCACGAGGGCGGCGGCCACCAGCAGATCGCGGTCAACGGCCGGATAAATTTTCGCCAGGCGGTCGCAGATGGTGGCGATGTTCAGCGTATGCTCCAGCAAGCCGCCGAGATAATTGTGATGCCAGAGCTTGCCGCCGGGGGCTTCGATAAATTTTCGGGAAAGCTTTTCGTCGTCAAAGAGCCGGCGCAGGAGAGAGAGCAAATAAGGATTGGCGATGCTGTCGATCATTTTGCGAAAATTCTGCCAGAGCAGTTGCCGGTCGGTTTCGACAACCGGCACCAGCTTCGACATGTCAACTTGGTCTTCCGGCTTGGCGCGGCGGATTTTTTCGACGCGGATTTGTTTGACGCCCTGATATTCATCGACGCTTCCCGCGACTTTGACGACGTCGCCGACTTCGACCGCGTCGGTGTCGCCGCTGCCAAAAAGATCGGGCGTAAAATCCCACCACACCGCGTCGATGTGCCCGCTGGCGTCGGCAAAATCCAGCGCCAGAAAGGGATCCCCGTTTTTCTTTTTTTTGATTTCCTTGCGGCGAATCACAAAAAACGCAGTGAAATGCTCGCCGAGCATGAGGTCAGCAATTTGTTTCATACTGCCTCCCTGAAAATAGTAGGACAGACTGCCAGTCTGTTAATGTGTTTAGTTCAACGAGCCTCTTCAAAAACTACGGCTTCGGCTGCAAAACGAGTGTGTTCTTACTGCCAGCCGCAATCGCTTCCCGGCTCATCGAAACAGTGCGATATTTCCCCTGCCGCCACAAATCAAGCTGATCTTGATAATGCGCGCTGAGCGGCTGTCCGGATTGTCCGCCTGGAAGGACGGACCAAGAAATTTCCGGCTTGGCCAAATCAACGATGCGGCGCACGGAAGGGCCGGCAACAACGCGGTAAGGCGACGCCAAAAGATATTCCCCCTTGTTGATCGTATCGGCGGAGCCGCCGAGCGGAAACGGCCCGGCGTTGAAAAGTTGATCGAGCGGCGGCTGCTTTCCCAAGGGGTGTTCGAGCTGAAGTTGATGAATTTTTCCCCATTGCCAATCGGCCATGATCTCACCAAAATTTTCGCGGAGAAATTGCAGGGTTTTTCGATAAGACCGCAGCGTGATGTGCGGGGCGGTTTCGATTTCAGGTGTGCCGCGATCATCGAACCACGACGATTCGGGATGCTGCGCCAAATATTCCAGCGCGCGAATCGCCAGGCTCGACCAGGCGGCGTAAGACTTGAACAGGGTGTCGCCCAATTCATCTTTGATCGTCGCCAGCAAAAATTCTTCGGTCCAAACTTGAAACAGTGCCGCCGGCACGCTTTCCGAAGTTTCGTCGCCATCCCAGGTGCTCAACAGCAGCCGCGCGTTTTTTTCTTCCTCATTTAAGATTTGGCGGTTGCCGTTGGCGCTGTCGGGTTTTACGGCCTCGTCGAGCAATTTGAGCAGCATCGGCAGCATTCGCCGCGCATGAACGGAAACCACGTCGTTCTGCATTTTCTGAAAAGCTTTCACGTCAAGCTTGCCGGGTTGCTGGAGCAATTCCGTGATGCGCTCGATGCGGCTGGTGGGTTCCCAGGCGTTTGAAAGATAATAGGGAAAATTTTTTCCGGCAATCAAATTGTTGGCGGTGGCCACAAAATTTTGCGGCGGATTGTAAACATGCGGCATCTGCTCGAAAGGAATCATGCCAATCCAATCGCCGGCATTTTCCCAGCCGCGATAGGGCAGCCAGCCCTTGCCGTCGCGGCGAATCGGCACCAGGCCGCAGGAATAGTAGCCGATGTTGCCGGCGACGTCGGCGTAAATGACGTTCTGATTCGGCGATTTCAAATGACGCATGGCTTGCCGAAAATCGTCCCACGTTTTAGCGCGCTGCAGCAAATACGTCGCCCGTATCTCGTCGGTGATCTCGAATCCCGTCCACCGAAACGTCACCGCCAGCGAATCGTTTTGTGCCGCCTCGTTGATCGCATTCACCACGGGCCCGTGCGCGGTCGAGCGAATTTTAAAAACTTCCGGCGCGCGCCCTTTGACCGGAATCGTTTCCTCGATCACTTCCATCTTTTTCCAGCCGCCGTCGCGCCAATATTCGTCGGGATTCGCGGGATTGATTTTTTCAAGATAAAAGTCGAGATCATCGACCATACCGTTGGTAAATCCCCAGGCGATATCGCGATTGTGGCCGAGCACAACGCCGGGCAGGCCCGGTAGAGTGACGCCAACCACCTCCAGCTCCGAACCGGCAGCGAGATGCATTTCATACCAAACCGGCGGCAGGGTGAGACCGAGATGCGGATCGTTGGCGAGCAGCGGTTTGCCGCTGGCCGTGCGGCTGCCGCTGACCGCCCAGCTATTGCTACCGAGCACCGCCGGCGGCATGCCAAGGCCGGCGCGGGTTTGAACTGCCACCCGGGTAAAATCATCCAACCGTGCGCCGATTCCCCTGGGTAAATCAGCAACGATGCTCGGGGTGTTCGGCAAGACCGCCGGGAAAATTTCCATCGCCATCGGCAAGCCGTAACGATCGGCGACTTTACCCAAAACCGGCTCAAAAAACCAGGCGAAGCAAAGCTTGAACGCCATCAAACGAATATACCCGATGCTGTCTTCGATTTGCCAGGGTTCGGGTTTGTATTGCAGGATGCTAAATTCGAGCGGCAGGCGGGCTGTGTTTTCTTCGATAAAGGCGTTCACGCCTTCAGCATACGCCACGAGCATGCGCCGCGATTCTGGTGAGAGATTTTCGGCAAGGCGCTTGGCGAGGCGATGAAATCCCCAGGTGCGCAAAAACTTGTCGCCGGGAAGAGCTGCTTCGCCAAAAATTTCCGCGAGCGAACCCCGTACGGCGCGGCGCGTGAAATCCATTTGCCAGAGGCGATCCTGCGCGGTGACATAGCCGGCGGCGCGCCAGAGATCATCTTCGTTCTCCGCAAAAATATGCGGCACGCCGTATTCGTCGCGATAAACGGTGACGGGTTGCGATAGAACGGCCAGCGAGGCTTTTCCATGTGTCTGCGGCAACGATTTTTTCAACAACCGCGCCCCCAAGACCACGACGGCCCCGAAAACGATCAATAAAATAACCAGAACGCCCAAAAAGATTCTCAGGGATTTCGGCATCGTTGAGTTTGCTTCCGAAAGAGGTTTTCGATTTAAAGAATTGGC
Above is a window of candidate division KSB1 bacterium DNA encoding:
- a CDS encoding HD domain-containing protein: MKQIADLMLGEHFTAFFVIRRKEIKKKKNGDPFLALDFADASGHIDAVWWDFTPDLFGSGDTDAVEVGDVVKVAGSVDEYQGVKQIRVEKIRRAKPEDQVDMSKLVPVVETDRQLLWQNFRKMIDSIANPYLLSLLRRLFDDEKLSRKFIEAPGGKLWHHNYLGGLLEHTLNIATICDRLAKIYPAVDRDLLVAAALVHDLGKIDSYTFGPHFDYTDAGRLVGHIVIGSQMVAEKINEFPEFPHELAMKLQHLILSHQGKLEQASPVEPMTREAFILYYADEIDSKLNAIDRISKDERPAGARWSKFVNLLGRYLYLGEPQKQ
- a CDS encoding penicillin acylase family protein, whose translation is MPKSLRIFLGVLVILLIVFGAVVVLGARLLKKSLPQTHGKASLAVLSQPVTVYRDEYGVPHIFAENEDDLWRAAGYVTAQDRLWQMDFTRRAVRGSLAEIFGEAALPGDKFLRTWGFHRLAKRLAENLSPESRRMLVAYAEGVNAFIEENTARLPLEFSILQYKPEPWQIEDSIGYIRLMAFKLCFAWFFEPVLGKVADRYGLPMAMEIFPAVLPNTPSIVADLPRGIGARLDDFTRVAVQTRAGLGMPPAVLGSNSWAVSGSRTASGKPLLANDPHLGLTLPPVWYEMHLAAGSELEVVGVTLPGLPGVVLGHNRDIAWGFTNGMVDDLDFYLEKINPANPDEYWRDGGWKKMEVIEETIPVKGRAPEVFKIRSTAHGPVVNAINEAAQNDSLAVTFRWTGFEITDEIRATYLLQRAKTWDDFRQAMRHLKSPNQNVIYADVAGNIGYYSCGLVPIRRDGKGWLPYRGWENAGDWIGMIPFEQMPHVYNPPQNFVATANNLIAGKNFPYYLSNAWEPTSRIERITELLQQPGKLDVKAFQKMQNDVVSVHARRMLPMLLKLLDEAVKPDSANGNRQILNEEEKNARLLLSTWDGDETSESVPAALFQVWTEEFLLATIKDELGDTLFKSYAAWSSLAIRALEYLAQHPESSWFDDRGTPEIETAPHITLRSYRKTLQFLRENFGEIMADWQWGKIHQLQLEHPLGKQPPLDQLFNAGPFPLGGSADTINKGEYLLASPYRVVAGPSVRRIVDLAKPEISWSVLPGGQSGQPLSAHYQDQLDLWRQGKYRTVSMSREAIAAGSKNTLVLQPKP